The DNA region CTCCTCGCGCGCGGTCACGTGTTCGCCTCCCGCACCGACACGGAAGTCATCGCGCACGCGTGGGAGGAGTGGGGGCCGGCGGCGCTCGGCCGCTTCAACGGGATGTTCGCGTTCGCGGTGTGGGACCGTGGCGCGCGCCGGCTGTGGCTGGTGCGTGATCGCCTCGGCGTCAAGCCGCTCTACTACACGCATCAGGACGGGCGGCTCGTGTTCGGCTCGGAGATCAAGGCGCTCCTGGCCGTGCCCGGCGTGCAGCGCACGCTCGACCCCGCGGCGCTCGACGCGTTCCTCGCGCTCAACTACGTGCCGGGCCCGCGCACCATCTGGCGCGAGATCGCGCAGGTGCCGCCGGGGCACCTGCTGACGGCCGACGCCTCGGGCGTGCACCTGGAGTCCTGGTGGGACGTCCGGTTCGGGCAGGACCAGCTCACCGATCGTGCGTCGGCCATCGAGGAGATCCGAGCGCTGTGCGACGACGCCGTGCGGCTGCGCCTGGTCTCGGACGTGCCGCTTGGTGCCTTCCTGAGCGGCGGACTCGACTCGTCGGCCGTCGTGCACTTCATGCGGCCACGCCACCGGGGACCGCTGCACACCTTCAGCGTGCGTTTCGAGGAGGCGTCCTTCGACGAGGGCCCGTTCGCCGCGCTGGTCGCCGGGCGCTACGACCTGACGCATCACGAGGTGGTGTGCCGTGCGAGCGACGTCGAGAGCAGCCTCGATCGGCTCGTCTGGCATGCCGACTGCCCGGTGGCCGACATCTCGATGGTGCCGATGTTCCGCCTCGCCGAGCAGACCCGGCAGCACGTCACCGTCGTCCTGTCGGGTGACGGCGGCGACGAGGTGTTCGGCGGCTACGCCGTGTACCACGCCGACCGGGCGGCCCGCGTGTGGCGGGCCCTCCCGCGCTGGTTCCGCCAGCGCATCGTCGCGCCGGTCGTCGATGCCCTGCCGGCCTCGACCGGCAAGATGAGCCTTGACTACGCGCTGCGCCAGTTCGTGGCCGGGGCAGGCGAGGCGCCGGAGAAGGCGCACTATCACTGGCGCACCATCTGCACGCCAGCCGAGCGCGCCAGCCTGCTGCGTCCGGACGTCAAGGCGGCGGCCGATCGAGAGGGCGCCCCCGAGGCGCCGTTCCTGGCCGCCTATCTCGCTTCCGGCGCGCCGGAGGTGATGGACCGCCTGTTCCACGTGGACGTCAAGACGTTCCTGGCCGACTCGATCCTTCCGAAGGTGGACCGCACGACGATGGCGTTCGGGCTCGAGGCGCGCGAGCCGTGGCTGGACTACCGGCTGGTGGAACTCGGCGCCCGCATCCCGTGGACCTGGAAACTGCGCGGACGGGACACCAAGGTGATCTTCAAGGAGGCCATGCGCGGCCTGGTCCCCGACGAGATCGTCGACCGCACGAAGGCGGGATTCCACGCACCGCTGGCGACGTGGTTCCGCGGGCCGCTCCAGCCGATGCTGCGCGACAGCCTGTCTCCGGCCGCGCTCGCCGCCATTCCGGCGCTCGATCCGGCCCCCGTACAGGCGATGATGGAAGCGCACGTCGCCGGCCGCGCCAACCACGCATTCAAGCTGTGGGGCCTGGTGACGCTCGTGCGCTGGGCCGCGGCCTGGCGCCCCTGATGCCGATGCCCGAAGCCGTCTCGATCATCATCCCGGTCTACAACGAGGAAGGCGCCATCGCCTCGACGCTCGGCACCGTCGACGAGACGATGCGATCGACCGGGCGCGAGTACGAGGTCCTGGTCGTCGACGACGGCTCGGCCGACGGCACGGCGACGGCGCTGGCGGCAGCCGGCGCGCGCGTCGTGCGCCACCGCGCCAATCGCGGATACGGCGCCGCACTCAAGACCGGGATTCGCGCCACCTCGCACCCGCTCATCGCCATCCTCGACGCCGACGGTACCTATCCGATCGCCCGCCTTCCGGACCTGCTGCAGCGCGCCGAGGAGGCGGACATGGTGGTGGGGGCGCGCACCGGCGGGAGCGTGCACGTGCCGGCACTGCGCCGGCCGGTCAAGTGGCTGCTGACCCGCGTGGCCAACGTACTGAGCGGCCACCGCATCCCCGACCTCAACTCGGGCATGCGCGTGTTCCGTCGCGACCTCGCGGAGCGCTTCTTCGGCCTGTACCCTCAGGGCTTCTCGTTCACCTCGACGATCACGCTCGCCTCGCACATCAACGGCTACCGCGTCGAGTACGTGCCGATCGACTACTACCGTCGTACCGGCGCCTCGTCGATCCGCCCGGTGCGCGACACGCTGAACTTCTTCCTCCTGATCGTGCGGATGGTGGTCACCTTCCGGCCGCTGAACGTCTTCCTGCCGACGGCGGCTGCGCTGCTGGTGCTCGGCGCGATCAAGGCGGGGCTCGACTTCTCGCGCACGGGGGCGTTCGGCGTCGGCGCGGCGATCCTGATCCTCACCGCGATCCAGGTCGCGCTCATGGGCCTGCTCGCCGACCTGGTCACGCGCCGGACAAGCTTGTGAGAATTTCAGAATTTCAGAATTTCAGGATTTCAGGATTGCGGGATTGCGGGATTGCGGGTGTTCAGAGTGTTCCGAGCCGTTCGTGCAATGGTGAACGTCTGAAATTCTGAAATCGCGGAATGCCCAATCAGACCCGCGGGAGCGTGATCGTGAACACGGCGCCGCCCTCGGGGCGGTTGCTGGCGCTGACCGTGCCGCCGTGCAGTCCGACGAGGTGCCGGACGATGGACAGCCCCAGGCCCGTGCCGCCCGAATCGCGCGACCGCGCCTTGTCGACGCGATAGAACCGCTCGAAGATGCGCGGCAGTTCCGCATCGGGGATGCCCTGGCCGGTGTCGGCGACCGTCAGCCGCACGTGCCGTGCGTCGGCGCGCGCGGAGAGCTCGATGCGGCTGCCCTCGGGCGTGTAGGCGCAGGCGTTCTCGACGAGGTTGCGCAACACGTCGTGCATCTTGGCCGGGTCGCAGCGCAGCGCGAGGTCGGCGGGCGACACGTCGATGGACACCTGCTGGCGTCGGCCGTCGGTGAGTGTCTGCAGGTCGCCCGTGACGGCGGTGAAGAGTCCCTCCACCGACGCGTCGGCAAGGTCGAGCCGCTCTTGTCCGGCGTCGAGCCGCGCCAGCCGGAGCAGGTCCTTCACCAACCGCTCCATCCGCCATGAGTGCCTGGCGATGATCTCGAGGAACCGCGTCGACTCGGCCGAGTGCTCCGGGCCGTCGAGCAGGGCCTCGACGTAGCCACGAATCGCCGTCAGCGGCGTGCGCAGCTCGTGCGACACGTTGGCCACGAAGTCGCGGCGGATGCGATCGGCGCGACGCAGGTCGCTGATGTCGTGCAGCACCAGCACGGCCCCCCGGCTGCCGGGCGTGATGGCCGGCGAACACCGGGCGACGAACGTCTGGCCGTCGCGGCCAATCGACAGCTCGAGGCCACCGGGCCGCTCGCCCTGCAGGGCCTGGCCGATCTGGCGGGCGATGTCGGGGTGGCGGATCAGCTCGACGTACTTGCGGCCGATCGGGGAGGCGTCCAGCCGCAGCAACTGCCGCGCGGCCTCGTTGGCGATCTGCACCTGACCCTGCTCGTTGACCACCAGGACGCCCTCGACCATGCCCGACAGCACCGCTTCGAGTCGGGCGCGGTCGCGCGTGAGGTCGCCCAGCCGGATCTCGAGCGCGTTGGCCGCGGCATTGACGGCCCGCGCGACGCGACCCAGCGCATCGCCCCGGGTCTCGGGCAACGGGCGGTGCGGTTCCCCGGTCGCCAGGGCGCGGATGGCGGTCACGACGTCGCCGATGCGGTCGTCAACCACCGTCGAGGCCATCCATCCGGTGATCACGGCGGACACGGCCGCCGTGACGATGCCGACCAGTGCCACCCGCAGCAGGAAGGCGGGTGTCGCCTCCAGGGGCTGGCCCGTCGTCCACGCGACGCCGAGCATGAACAGCGGCGTGAAGAGCGCCGTCTGCAGTGCCGTGAGGATGACGAAGGTGGGAATGCGCACGGGGCTAGCGCAGCTTGTACCCGAACTGCTTGACCGTCTCGATCGCCTCGGTGAGCAGCGGCAGCTTCTCGCGCAGGCGGCGCACGTGGACATCGACGGTCCGGGAGCCGCCCGTGTACTGGTAGCCCCACACGTCGGTGAGCATGAGGTCGCGCGACAGCACACGGCCGCGGTGCTCGAGGAAGTACTGCAGCAGGAGGAACTCCTTGGCGGTGAGACGGACCTCGCGGTCGTCGAGGGTCACGACGTGCTGCTCGAGGTCGACACGGAGCGAGCCGTATTCGAGCACCCGCGCCGGGGGCGGCGCGGCCGTGCCGCCGGGCGCCTCGCCGGCCCGCCCGAGGCCGCGGGACGACCGGCGCAGCAGGGCGTTCACGCGCGCGACCACTTCCTTGGCGCTGAAGGGCTTGGTGATGTAGTCGTCGGCGCCGAGTTCGAGTCCGACAATGCGGTCGCTCTCCTCGGCGCGGGCCGTGACCATGATGATGGGCAGGTCGGCAATCGCCGGCGTCGCGCGCACCTGGCGGCACACCTCGAGGCCGTCGATGCCGGGCAGCATGCGGTCGAGGATGACGAGGTCGGCGGCCTGCTCGCGCAGGC from Luteitalea sp. TBR-22 includes:
- a CDS encoding response regulator transcription factor, which gives rise to MSRILVVEDDPDIAELLRHFLERGGHVVEAITQGSDALGRLREQAADLVILDRMLPGIDGLEVCRQVRATPAIADLPIIMVTARAEESDRIVGLELGADDYITKPFSAKEVVARVNALLRRSSRGLGRAGEAPGGTAAPPPARVLEYGSLRVDLEQHVVTLDDREVRLTAKEFLLLQYFLEHRGRVLSRDLMLTDVWGYQYTGGSRTVDVHVRRLREKLPLLTEAIETVKQFGYKLR
- the asnB gene encoding asparagine synthase (glutamine-hydrolyzing); its protein translation is MPGRGTPHEGSRRGVTAPRRVGYVRVKCLIPRCYTRRRSPAGRGGRSADPSATIAGHVCGIAGIHRQDGGPVEQAWLGAMADRLCHRGPDADGFLVEPGLGFAHRRLSVIDVSDAGRQPIGSEEGRTQVCYNGEIYNFAEIRADLLARGHVFASRTDTEVIAHAWEEWGPAALGRFNGMFAFAVWDRGARRLWLVRDRLGVKPLYYTHQDGRLVFGSEIKALLAVPGVQRTLDPAALDAFLALNYVPGPRTIWREIAQVPPGHLLTADASGVHLESWWDVRFGQDQLTDRASAIEEIRALCDDAVRLRLVSDVPLGAFLSGGLDSSAVVHFMRPRHRGPLHTFSVRFEEASFDEGPFAALVAGRYDLTHHEVVCRASDVESSLDRLVWHADCPVADISMVPMFRLAEQTRQHVTVVLSGDGGDEVFGGYAVYHADRAARVWRALPRWFRQRIVAPVVDALPASTGKMSLDYALRQFVAGAGEAPEKAHYHWRTICTPAERASLLRPDVKAAADREGAPEAPFLAAYLASGAPEVMDRLFHVDVKTFLADSILPKVDRTTMAFGLEAREPWLDYRLVELGARIPWTWKLRGRDTKVIFKEAMRGLVPDEIVDRTKAGFHAPLATWFRGPLQPMLRDSLSPAALAAIPALDPAPVQAMMEAHVAGRANHAFKLWGLVTLVRWAAAWRP
- a CDS encoding cell wall metabolism sensor histidine kinase WalK, encoding MRIPTFVILTALQTALFTPLFMLGVAWTTGQPLEATPAFLLRVALVGIVTAAVSAVITGWMASTVVDDRIGDVVTAIRALATGEPHRPLPETRGDALGRVARAVNAAANALEIRLGDLTRDRARLEAVLSGMVEGVLVVNEQGQVQIANEAARQLLRLDASPIGRKYVELIRHPDIARQIGQALQGERPGGLELSIGRDGQTFVARCSPAITPGSRGAVLVLHDISDLRRADRIRRDFVANVSHELRTPLTAIRGYVEALLDGPEHSAESTRFLEIIARHSWRMERLVKDLLRLARLDAGQERLDLADASVEGLFTAVTGDLQTLTDGRRQQVSIDVSPADLALRCDPAKMHDVLRNLVENACAYTPEGSRIELSARADARHVRLTVADTGQGIPDAELPRIFERFYRVDKARSRDSGGTGLGLSIVRHLVGLHGGTVSASNRPEGGAVFTITLPRV
- a CDS encoding glycosyltransferase family 2 protein yields the protein MPEAVSIIIPVYNEEGAIASTLGTVDETMRSTGREYEVLVVDDGSADGTATALAAAGARVVRHRANRGYGAALKTGIRATSHPLIAILDADGTYPIARLPDLLQRAEEADMVVGARTGGSVHVPALRRPVKWLLTRVANVLSGHRIPDLNSGMRVFRRDLAERFFGLYPQGFSFTSTITLASHINGYRVEYVPIDYYRRTGASSIRPVRDTLNFFLLIVRMVVTFRPLNVFLPTAAALLVLGAIKAGLDFSRTGAFGVGAAILILTAIQVALMGLLADLVTRRTSL